A genome region from Trichoderma asperellum chromosome 7, complete sequence includes the following:
- a CDS encoding uncharacterized protein (EggNog:ENOG41~CAZy:AA7~SECRETED:SignalP(1-21)): MHIRESKGLFALASLVAPAVGLSFNCQPGQACWPSLQQWDAFNKTVSGRLRTPVMLGSPCFPSSPDYNKDVCTDVLEQYGNGTFRETTFGSTQFTQWEACGAENCYPGLVPPQGSTCSLGRISPLYVDALEPSDISATIAFAKKHNIRIMLKNTGHDYLGRSAAANTLGLRTHNMKNMTFASSFSAKNCSVASKKKNIGIIGAGVTAEDAIAFFNNHGMMITMGACHTVGIAGGYGQSAGHGPLGPSKGLMVDQAVEFDVITADGVLRTINECNEPDLFWAMRGGGGQSYAVLVNYKFQVYPQTKWATWLFNATITSPSSNVTENTILREVLTAMSTDQETWTKNGVAGYNNILPESLTFLEILPADGDPLTTLKELTASFNTLLSNHPGINVISSTYQQFDSETDFFIGQNTFYTPNTAVGLSSAVPSRLITVDNFESPEKIDTLVSSILNGLEAARVQVGEALSSGVNVFLLKTSPFNTPDSANATSTNPAWRKTLWHLVYGVSYEPGTPDSTANLMMSGARAAIDVIKAPLSVQAAYMNEADPAEPDWQNVFFGEYYGKLLAIKKKWDPDTVLNCYKCVGYLGDHDPMYSCYGNNPKASVQYPFN, from the coding sequence ATGCATATCAGGGAGAGCAAAGGGCTCTTCGCCTTGGCGAGTCTTGTCGCACCGGCGGTTGGCCTTTCATTCAACTGCCAGCCGGGCCAAGCTTGTTGGCCCAGTCTCCAACAATGGGATGCCTTCAACAAGACAGTCTCTGGACGTCTCAGGACTCCAGTTATGCTTGGAAGTCCCTGTTTCCCTAGTTCGCCAGACTACAACAAGGACGTCTGTACCGATGTCCTAGAGCAGTACGGAAACGGCACGTTTCGAGAGACTACGTTTGGATCTACTCAGTTTACGCAATGGGAAGCTTGTGGTGCTGAGAACTGTTATCCTGGATTAGTGCCGCCCCAGGGGTCGACATGTTCTCTCGGAAGAATATCTCCCCTCTATGTCGACGCCTTGGAGCCTTCCGACATCAGCGCCACCATTGCTTTTGCCAAGAAGCACAATATTCGCATTATGCTCAAGAACACTGGACATGACTACCTGGGACgtagtgctgctgccaatACTCTCGGCCTGCGAACTCACAACATGAAGAACATGACATTTGCGTCTTCCTTTTCGGCCAAGAACTGCTCTGTCGcttctaaaaaaaagaatattggCATTATTGGTGCAGGTGTCACCGCAGAAGATGCAATTGCATTCTTCAACAATCATGGCATGATGATCACTATGGGAGCTTGCCATACAGTTGGTATCGCCGGTGGATATGGTCAATCTGCAGGTCACGGCCCGCTTGGCCCTTCCAAAGGCTTGATGGTGGATCAAGCTGTTGAATTTGACGTTATTACAGCCGATGGTGTCTTGAGAACGATCAACGAATGTAACGAACCCGACCTCTTCTGGGCAATGCGCGGTGGCGGTGGCCAGTCATACGCCGTCCTTGTCAACTACAAGTTCCAGGTCTACCCGCAAACGAAGTGGGCTACATGGCTGTTCAACGCCACTATCACTTCACCCAGCTCTAATGTTACAGAGAACACTATCCTGAGGGAGGTTCTCACAGCTATGTCAACTGACCAGGAAACTTGGACAAAGAACGGCGTTGCTGGATATAATAACATTTTGCCCGAGTCTCTCACATTCCTGGAGATTCTGCCTGCTGACGGTGATCCGTTGACAACTCTTAAGGAGTTAACTGCCAGTTTTAACACATTACTATCTAATCACCCCGGCATCAATGTTATTTCGAGCACTTACCAACAATTCGACAGTGAGACAGACTTCTTCATTGGCCAAAACACTTTCTACACCCCGAATACTGCAGTTGGTCTGTCGTCTGCGGTCCCAAGTCGTCTTATCACCGTTGACAACTTCGAGAGCCCTGAGAAGATTGATACTCTTGTGTCCAGCATTCTTAACGGCTTGGAAGCTGCTCGCGTGCAAGTTGGCGAGGCACTATCAAGTGGAGTGAACGTTTTCCTGCTCAAGACTTCCCCATTCAACACTCCCGACTCAGCAAACGCAACCAGCACCAACCCTGCTTGGCGAAAGACCCTGTGGCACTTGGTTTACGGCGTTAGCTATGAGCCCGGCACTCCTGATTCCACCGCCAACCTGATGATGTCGGGCGCCCGTGCGGCCATTGATGTTATCAAGGCTCCGTTGTCTGTCCAGGCTGCCTATATGAACGAGGCCGATCCGGCTGAGCCCGACTGGCAGAACGTGTTTTTTGGAGAGTACTATGGCAAGCTTCTCGCCATTAAGAAGAAGTGGGATCCGGATACCGTGCTCAACTGCTACAAGTGTGTTGGCTATCTTGGAGACCATGATCCTATGTACTCTTGCTATGGCAACAACCCCAAAGCATCAGTACAGTATCCTTTTAACTAA